The following DNA comes from Acidimicrobiales bacterium.
CTCGCTAGCCCGGAGGGCTAACCGCCGACCTTGACGATCTCGACCTTGAGCGTCCCGCTGGGGGCCTCGTACTGGACGGTCTCCCCGGCCGACCGGCCGAGCAGGGCCTGGCCGAGGGGGGAGTCGGGGGTGATGACGGACAGCTCGTCGTGACGCTCCTCGATGGAGCCGATCAGGTAGCGCTCGACGTCGTCGTCCCCCTCGTAGCGGAGGGAGACGACCGTGCCGGCGCCCACGGTGGAGGAGGTGACGACAGCAGCCTGGTCGACGACGACCGCCGAGCGGAGGGTGGCCTCCAGTTGGCGGACCCGGGCCTCCATCTTCCCCTGGTCGTCCTTGGCGGCGTGGTAGTCCCCGTTTTCGGACAGGTCGCCGAGGGCCCGGGCGGCCTCGATGCGGCGGGCCACCTCCACCCGCCCCCGGGTGGTGAGGTCCTCCAGCTCCGCCCGGAGCCGCTCGTAGGTGGACTGGGTGAGGTGGGTCTCGCTCACCCGGTCCAAGCTACCGGCGTGGGAAAACGGCCGGTGCCGGACCGTCTGATTTGCGTGGCGTAGTTGACGAATCCGTCTCGGACGGCGACACTGGAGGCGATGCGCAGCGCCTCCATCCAGGTAATCGTCATCGTGTAGCGCACGCCGACTTCCGGTGTGCGCCTTCGGCCGTCCACTTGGTGGGCGGCTTTTCATTTGCCGGCAGGAAGGTACGGGACGGCCCCGCAGGGCCAGGGAGAGAGCAGTGGGCAGCTACGAGGTGGCGGTGATCGGCGGGGACGGGATCGGCCCCGAGGTCCTGGCCGAGGCGCTCAAAGTGGTGGCCGCCGCCGGCGTGGACCTAGACACGGTGGACTACGACCTGGGGGCCGACCGCTACGTGCGTACGGGAGAGGTGCTGCCCGACGCCGTGCTGGACGAGCTCCGGGCCTTCGACGCCATCCTGCTGGGGGCGGTCGGCCCGCCCATCGGGAGCACCGCCGTCCCCCCGGGCGCTCTGGAGCGGGGCCTGCTGCTGCGGTTGCGCTTCGAGCTCGACCTCTATGTCAACCTCCGTCCCTTCAACGGCACCGGGCCAGGGGGCGAGGTCGACCTGGCAGTGGTGCGGGAGAACACAGAGGGCACCTACGCGGGGGAGGGCGGCTTCCTCCGCAAGGGGACGCCCCACGAGGTCGCCACCCAGGGGTCGGTTAACACCCGCTTCGGGGTGGAGCGCTGCGTCCGCTTCGCCTTCGAGCTGGCCCGGAGCCGGCCCCGCCACCATCTGACCCTGGTGCACAAGACCAACGTCTTGACCTTTGCCGGCGACCTGTGGCAGCGCAGCTTCGATGCCGTCGCCACCGAATACGCGGACGTGGCCACGGCCTACAACCACGTCGACGCGGCGTGCATCTACCTCGTCGAGGCTCCGGGACGCTACGACGTGGTGGTCACCGACAACCTGTTCGGAGACATCCTGACCGACCTGGCCGGCGCCGTCTCCGGGGGGATCGGGCTGGCCGCCTCGGCCAACCTCAACCCGGCCCGCACCGGGCCGTCGCTGTTCGAGCCCGTGCACGGCGCCGCCCACGACATCGTGGGCACGGGCCGGGCCAACCCCCTGGCGGCCATCCGCTCGGCGGCGCTGATGCTCGACCACTTTGGTGAGCACGACGCGGGCGCCCGGATCACCAAGGCCGTGCTCGAGTCCGCCCGCAGCGTGAGGGCGGGTGGCACGACCACCGAGATAGGCGACCTCGTCGCAGAAAGGGTCTGAGATGCCGATCACCAAGGCCGACAAGGTGTGGATGGACGGAAAGCTGGTCGACTGGGACCAGGCCAACGTCCACGTCCTCACCCACTCCCTGCACTACGGCCTCGGTGTGTTCGAGGGCATCCGCGCCTACTCGACGTCCCAGGGCCCGGCGGTTTTCCGCCTCACCGACCACATCCGGCGCCTGTACACCTCGGCCAAGATCTTCCTCATCGACATCCCCTTCGCGCCCGAGGCCCTGATCGAGGCCACCAAGGAAACGGTGCGGGTCAACGGCCTGGAGTCGTGCTACATCCGGCCCATCGCCTTCCTCGGCTACGGGGAGATGGGGCTCAATCCGCTGCCGTGCCAGGTGAACGTGGCCATCGCGGTGTGGCCGTGGGGCGCCTACCTGGGGGAAGAGAGCCTGACCACGGGCGTCCGGATGAAGA
Coding sequences within:
- the greA gene encoding transcription elongation factor GreA, with translation MSETHLTQSTYERLRAELEDLTTRGRVEVARRIEAARALGDLSENGDYHAAKDDQGKMEARVRQLEATLRSAVVVDQAAVVTSSTVGAGTVVSLRYEGDDDVERYLIGSIEERHDELSVITPDSPLGQALLGRSAGETVQYEAPSGTLKVEIVKVGG
- a CDS encoding 3-isopropylmalate dehydrogenase, encoding MGSYEVAVIGGDGIGPEVLAEALKVVAAAGVDLDTVDYDLGADRYVRTGEVLPDAVLDELRAFDAILLGAVGPPIGSTAVPPGALERGLLLRLRFELDLYVNLRPFNGTGPGGEVDLAVVRENTEGTYAGEGGFLRKGTPHEVATQGSVNTRFGVERCVRFAFELARSRPRHHLTLVHKTNVLTFAGDLWQRSFDAVATEYADVATAYNHVDAACIYLVEAPGRYDVVVTDNLFGDILTDLAGAVSGGIGLAASANLNPARTGPSLFEPVHGAAHDIVGTGRANPLAAIRSAALMLDHFGEHDAGARITKAVLESARSVRAGGTTTEIGDLVAERV